One part of the Oncorhynchus keta strain PuntledgeMale-10-30-2019 unplaced genomic scaffold, Oket_V2 Un_contig_5334_pilon_pilon, whole genome shotgun sequence genome encodes these proteins:
- the LOC127925221 gene encoding uncharacterized protein LOC127925221 — MFGYQLTERYDTQLKPSHHLSRLMFGYQLTERYDTQLKPSHHLSRLMFGYQLTERYDTQLKPSHHLSRLMFGYQLTERYEAQLKPSHHLSRLMFGYQLTEGYDTQLKPSHHLSRLMFGYQLTERYDTQLKPCHHLSRLMFGYQLTERYDTQLKPSHHLSRLMFGYQLTERYDTQLKPSHHLSRLMFGYQLTERYDTQLKPSHHLSRLMFGYQLTERYEAQLKPSHHLSRLMFGYQLTERYDTQLKPSHHLSRLMFGYQLTEGYDTQLKPSHHLSRLMFGYQLTEGYDTQLKPSHHLSRLMFGYQLTEV, encoded by the exons ATGTTTGgttaccagctgactgagaggtaCGACACACAACTAAAACCATCTCATCATTTAAGCAGGTTAATGTTTGgttaccagctgactgagag gtaCGACACACAACTAAAACCATCTCATCATTTAAGCAGGTTAATGTTTGGataccagctgactgagaggtaCGACACACAACTAAAACCATCTCATCATTTAAGCAGGTTAATGTTTGgttaccagctgactgagaggtaCGAGGCACAACTAAAACCATCTCATCATCTAAGCAGGTTAATGTTTGGTTACCAGCTGACTGAGGGGTACGACACACAACTAAAACCATCTCATCATTTAAGCAGGTTAATGTTTGgttaccagctgactgagaggtaCGACACACAACTAAAACCATGTCATCATCTAAGCAGGTTAATGTTTGgttaccagctgactgagaggtaCGACACACAACTAAAACCATCTCATCATTTAAGCAGGTTAATGTTTGgttaccagctgactgagaggtaCGACACACAACTAAAACCATCTCATCATTTAAGCAGGTTAATGTTTGGataccagctgactgagaggtaCGACACACAACTAAAACCATCTCATCATTTAAGCAGGTTAATGTTTGgttaccagctgactgagaggtaCGAGGCACAACTAAAACCATCTCATCATTTAAGCAG GTTAATGTTTGgttaccagctgactgagaggtaCGACACACAACTAAAACCATCTCATCATTTAAGCAGGTTAATGTTTGGTTACCAGCTGACTGAGGGGTATGACACACAACTAAAACCATCTCATCATTTAAGCAG GTTAATGTTTGGTTACCAGCTGACTGAGGGGTACGACACACAACTAAAACCATCTCATCATTTAAGCAGGTTAATGTTTGGTTACCAGCTGACAGAGGTATGA